In Nocardia sp. NBC_00403, one DNA window encodes the following:
- a CDS encoding ammonium transporter, with protein sequence MAFPLTGAPDTGDTAWMLASSALVLLMTPGLAFFYGGMVRSKNVLNMIMMSISAMGLVGVLWSLYGYSTAFGDNKFGVIGDPAQFFGLKGLIGGNAVAEVKDAGGAVTTAAVNIPLAGTIPMSVFVAFQLMFAIITVALISGAVADRLKFGAWLLFAGIWVTVVYFPVAHWVFDFDVKDADGTVVHEGGWIANKLLAVDFAGGTAVHINAGAAGLALVLVLGKRKGWPTTPFRPHNLPFVMLGAGLLWFGWFGFNAGSAVTSGGLAGSTFITTTFATCAAMLAWLLVEKFRDGKPTSLGAASGIVAGLVAITPSCSSVNVLGALIIGAVAGALCALAVGLKFKFGFDDSLDVVGVHLVGGIVGTLMIGLVAAPETGAAKTGLFYGGGLDQLWRQAVGAGVVLAFSFIATLVIAYIVKFTIGLRASEEAEAVGMDESEHAETAYDFAAVGGTARTAVKEA encoded by the coding sequence GTGGCATTTCCCCTTACCGGTGCACCGGACACCGGTGACACCGCATGGATGCTGGCAAGTTCAGCACTCGTGCTGTTGATGACGCCGGGTCTGGCATTTTTCTACGGCGGCATGGTGCGTTCCAAGAACGTGCTGAACATGATCATGATGAGCATCAGCGCAATGGGCCTCGTCGGCGTGTTGTGGTCGCTGTACGGATACTCGACGGCCTTCGGCGACAACAAATTCGGCGTGATCGGTGATCCCGCACAGTTCTTCGGACTGAAGGGCCTGATCGGCGGCAACGCCGTTGCCGAGGTCAAGGACGCCGGCGGCGCGGTCACCACCGCGGCCGTGAACATTCCGCTCGCGGGCACGATTCCGATGAGCGTGTTCGTTGCGTTCCAGTTGATGTTCGCGATCATCACGGTTGCCCTCATCTCGGGTGCAGTTGCTGACCGGCTGAAGTTCGGTGCCTGGCTTTTGTTCGCGGGTATCTGGGTGACGGTCGTGTACTTCCCGGTCGCGCACTGGGTATTCGATTTCGATGTGAAGGACGCCGACGGCACTGTTGTGCACGAAGGCGGCTGGATTGCCAATAAACTCCTCGCGGTCGACTTTGCCGGTGGCACCGCGGTCCACATCAATGCCGGTGCGGCCGGCCTGGCGCTGGTCCTCGTGCTCGGTAAGCGCAAGGGCTGGCCGACCACGCCGTTCCGTCCGCACAACCTGCCGTTCGTCATGCTCGGCGCCGGTCTGCTGTGGTTCGGCTGGTTCGGCTTCAACGCGGGCTCCGCGGTCACCTCGGGTGGTCTCGCCGGTTCCACCTTCATCACCACCACCTTCGCCACCTGTGCTGCGATGCTGGCCTGGCTGCTCGTGGAGAAGTTCCGTGACGGCAAGCCCACCTCGCTGGGCGCGGCCTCGGGCATCGTGGCCGGTCTGGTCGCCATTACCCCGTCCTGCTCCTCGGTCAACGTGCTCGGCGCGCTGATCATCGGTGCGGTCGCGGGTGCACTGTGTGCACTGGCGGTCGGCCTGAAGTTCAAGTTCGGCTTCGACGACTCGCTCGACGTGGTCGGTGTCCACCTGGTCGGCGGCATTGTCGGCACCCTGATGATCGGCCTGGTCGCCGCTCCGGAAACCGGCGCGGCCAAGACCGGCCTGTTCTACGGCGGCGGTCTCGATCAGCTCTGGCGGCAGGCGGTGGGCGCGGGCGTTGTCTTGGCCTTCTCCTTCATCGCGACGCTGGTCATTGCCTATATCGTGAAGTTCACCATTGGGCTGCGCGCCAGCGAGGAAGCCGAGGCGGTGGGCATGGACGAGTCCGAGCACGCTGAAACGGCATACGATTTCGCTGCTGTGGGTGGCACGGCACGTACGGCCGTCAAGGAGGCATGA
- a CDS encoding [protein-PII] uridylyltransferase, with product MGGGFVASQDAKDGKVSNGAADLVRARTQLLDGGLPRNPRLDAESLRLALVDLFELWLSSKGAELGITADSGLAVVAVGGLGRKEMLPYSDLDLVLLHDDVDPARVAEVADKLWYPLWDAHIKLDHSVRTVPQALRVASDDLIAALGMLEARHIVGDAELSNLLIGGVRREWRTGIRSRFDELIAQAEARWQRSGEIAHRAEPDLKNGRGGLRDIQLLDALSIAQLTDAMPGLGPEVPGGGFKQAHRRLLDVRTELHRVAGRARDQLRAQDADEIGGALRIGDRFDLARTLSDSARTVSYSVDVGLRTAANALPRRGLARLRRMPVRRPLDEGVVEHAGEVVLARDARPQRDPGLILRVAAASAQTMLPMSATTLNRLSEDAPELREPWPKDALNDLLVLLGTGRGVIDAIEALDRTGLWGRLLPEWGAVRDLPPRDAMHTWTVDRHLMETVAYSSALSTRVARPDLLLLGALLHDIGKGRAGDHSVVGAELATHIGRRLGLWPSDVRTLSAIVRNHLLLPDTATRRDLADPDTVRFVVDALGGDVQLLELLHTLAEADSLATGPGVWGDWKASLIGELVRRCRLVMAGEQLPTPEPIASELLAKAAAGGVHVDLRPGEGKYTYTVTVIAPDASGLLSDAAGVLALHSLRVLSAALGGEGASAVNTFVVSPKFGDPPDAGLLRQELIRAIAGDLDLPALLAKREREATGVGPSRYAQAQPRLIWSETSAPGQVILELRAEDRIGLLSRLAAALSGCGAEVRWAKVVTMGSAVVDAFCLDLGPDDGPGRREAIEKAIMGVVPRPAPKPPEGVGPPGSGSGS from the coding sequence ATGGGCGGTGGGTTTGTGGCTAGTCAGGACGCCAAAGACGGAAAAGTTTCCAACGGTGCGGCAGATCTGGTCCGCGCTCGGACCCAATTGCTCGACGGCGGGCTGCCCCGCAATCCCCGACTCGATGCCGAATCACTGCGGCTGGCGTTGGTCGACTTGTTCGAACTCTGGCTTTCGAGTAAAGGCGCCGAACTCGGTATCACCGCGGATAGTGGACTGGCCGTTGTGGCGGTCGGCGGCCTCGGCCGTAAGGAAATGCTGCCGTATTCCGACCTGGATCTGGTGCTCTTGCACGATGATGTCGACCCGGCCCGGGTCGCCGAGGTCGCCGATAAACTCTGGTATCCGTTGTGGGACGCCCACATCAAGCTCGACCACAGCGTGCGGACCGTCCCGCAGGCACTGCGGGTCGCCTCCGATGATCTGATCGCCGCGCTCGGCATGCTCGAGGCCAGGCACATTGTCGGCGACGCGGAATTGAGCAACCTACTCATCGGCGGGGTGCGCCGCGAATGGCGGACCGGGATCCGTTCCCGGTTCGACGAATTGATCGCGCAGGCCGAAGCCAGATGGCAGCGCAGCGGCGAAATCGCGCATCGTGCCGAGCCCGACCTGAAGAACGGCCGCGGTGGCCTCCGCGACATCCAACTGCTCGACGCGTTGTCGATCGCCCAACTGACCGACGCCATGCCGGGGCTCGGTCCCGAGGTACCAGGTGGTGGATTCAAACAGGCGCATCGTCGTTTGCTGGATGTTCGCACGGAGCTGCATCGGGTGGCGGGTCGGGCTCGCGACCAGCTGCGTGCGCAGGACGCCGACGAGATCGGCGGCGCGCTGCGGATCGGTGATCGCTTCGATCTTGCTCGCACACTGAGCGATTCCGCGCGGACGGTGAGTTACTCCGTCGATGTCGGGCTGCGGACCGCCGCCAATGCGCTGCCACGGCGCGGCCTCGCCCGATTGCGGCGGATGCCGGTGCGGCGACCACTCGATGAGGGGGTGGTCGAGCACGCGGGCGAGGTCGTGCTGGCCCGGGACGCGCGGCCGCAGCGCGATCCCGGGCTCATTCTGCGGGTGGCCGCGGCCTCGGCGCAGACGATGCTGCCGATGTCGGCCACCACGCTGAACCGGCTCTCCGAAGACGCGCCGGAACTGCGCGAGCCTTGGCCCAAGGACGCGCTCAACGACCTGCTCGTCCTGCTGGGCACCGGGCGCGGTGTTATCGACGCGATCGAGGCGCTGGACCGAACGGGCTTGTGGGGCAGGCTACTTCCCGAATGGGGTGCCGTGCGCGACCTGCCGCCGCGCGACGCCATGCACACCTGGACCGTCGATCGACACCTGATGGAGACGGTCGCCTACTCGAGCGCGCTCAGCACCAGGGTTGCTCGCCCCGACCTGCTTTTGCTCGGTGCGCTGCTGCACGACATCGGCAAGGGCCGGGCCGGCGATCACAGTGTCGTCGGCGCCGAACTGGCCACCCACATCGGCCGCAGGCTGGGCCTGTGGCCCTCCGACGTGCGGACACTCAGCGCCATCGTGCGTAACCACCTGCTGTTGCCCGACACCGCGACCCGCCGCGATCTCGCCGATCCCGACACGGTGCGGTTCGTTGTCGACGCGCTCGGTGGCGATGTGCAGCTGCTCGAGCTGCTGCACACCCTTGCCGAGGCCGACTCGCTGGCCACCGGACCCGGTGTCTGGGGTGACTGGAAGGCCTCGCTGATCGGCGAACTCGTCCGCCGCTGCCGCCTCGTCATGGCGGGTGAACAGCTGCCGACACCCGAACCGATCGCGTCGGAGCTGCTCGCCAAGGCCGCGGCGGGCGGGGTGCACGTCGATCTGCGGCCAGGCGAGGGCAAATACACCTACACCGTTACTGTCATCGCGCCCGACGCTTCCGGCCTGCTTTCGGATGCCGCCGGTGTGCTGGCGTTGCACTCGCTGCGGGTGCTCTCGGCGGCCCTCGGCGGTGAAGGTGCTTCGGCCGTCAACACTTTCGTGGTGTCGCCCAAGTTCGGTGACCCGCCGGATGCGGGGCTGTTGCGGCAGGAGCTGATCCGCGCCATTGCGGGCGATCTCGACTTGCCTGCGCTGCTTGCCAAACGGGAACGCGAAGCCACTGGAGTGGGCCCGAGCCGGTACGCGCAGGCCCAACCGCGGCTGATCTGGTCGGAGACTTCGGCGCCTGGCCAGGTAATCCTCGAGTTGCGTGCCGAGGACCGGATCGGCCTGCTGAGCCGGCTGGCCGCCGCGCTGTCCGGTTGCGGGGCCGAGGTACGCTGGGCAAAGGTGGTCACGATGGGTTCCGCGGTGGTTGATGCCTTCTGCCTCGATCTCGGCCCCGACGATGGTCCCGGCCGTCGCGAAGCCATCGAAAAGGCCATTATGGGCGTCGTTCCCCGGCCTGCGCCGAAGCCGCCCGAGGGCGTTGGTCCGCCTGGTTCCGGGAGCGGCTCCTGA
- the ffh gene encoding signal recognition particle protein, with protein MFESLSDRLTGALKDLRGKGRLSPADIDATAREIRLALLEADVALPVVRGFIAKIKERAKGAEVSAALNPAQQVVKIVNEELVGILGGETRRLTLAKNPPTVIMLAGLQGAGKTTLAGKLAKWLKGQGHQPLLVACDLQRPGAVTQLQVVGERAGVPVFAPHPGTSIGGGENALGVSAADPVAVAESGIAEARSKQYDVVIVDTAGRLGIDAELMAQAAGIRDAVQPDETLFVLDAMIGQDAVNTAEAFRDGVGFTGVVLTKLDGDARGGAALSVRNVTGAPIMFASTGEKLEDFDVFHPDRMASRILGMGDVLTLIEQAEQVYDAQQAEDAARKIGSGELTLEDFLDQMLAIRKMGPIGNLLGMLPGAGQMKDALAQIDDKQLDRVQAIIRGMTPAERDNPKIINASRRLRIANGSGVQVSEVNQLVDRFFEARKMMAAMGRQMGMPGARRANAKKGKKGKKGGRGPTPPKMRGGFPGLPAGMPGMPGMPPGMPDLSGMPAGLDQLPPGLEGIDLSQLKFPKK; from the coding sequence GTGTTCGAATCCCTGTCCGACCGGCTTACCGGTGCCCTCAAGGATCTTCGCGGTAAGGGGCGTCTGTCACCGGCCGACATCGACGCCACCGCTCGCGAGATCCGTCTTGCTCTGCTCGAGGCGGACGTCGCGCTGCCCGTCGTTCGCGGTTTCATCGCGAAGATCAAGGAACGGGCCAAAGGCGCTGAGGTGTCCGCGGCGCTCAATCCCGCGCAGCAGGTCGTCAAGATCGTCAACGAGGAGCTCGTCGGCATCCTCGGCGGTGAGACCCGCCGGCTGACCCTCGCCAAGAATCCGCCGACGGTGATCATGCTCGCCGGTCTGCAGGGTGCCGGTAAGACGACCCTTGCGGGCAAGCTCGCGAAATGGCTGAAAGGCCAAGGGCATCAGCCGTTGCTGGTGGCCTGCGACCTACAGCGCCCCGGCGCAGTCACCCAGTTGCAGGTGGTCGGCGAGCGTGCGGGCGTGCCCGTGTTCGCGCCACACCCCGGCACCTCGATCGGGGGCGGCGAGAACGCACTCGGTGTCTCGGCCGCCGATCCTGTGGCGGTGGCCGAGTCCGGTATCGCGGAGGCGCGCAGCAAGCAGTACGACGTTGTCATCGTCGACACCGCGGGCCGTCTCGGTATAGATGCCGAGCTGATGGCGCAGGCGGCAGGTATCCGGGACGCGGTGCAGCCGGACGAGACGCTGTTCGTGCTCGACGCCATGATCGGCCAGGACGCGGTCAATACGGCGGAGGCCTTCCGCGACGGCGTCGGCTTCACCGGCGTCGTGCTCACCAAGCTCGACGGCGACGCCCGCGGTGGTGCGGCACTGTCGGTGCGCAATGTGACCGGCGCGCCGATCATGTTCGCCTCCACCGGTGAGAAGCTCGAAGACTTCGACGTTTTTCATCCCGACCGGATGGCCAGCCGCATCCTCGGTATGGGCGATGTGCTCACCCTGATCGAGCAGGCCGAGCAGGTCTACGACGCGCAGCAGGCCGAAGACGCCGCCCGCAAGATCGGCAGCGGTGAGCTGACCCTCGAGGACTTCCTCGACCAGATGCTGGCCATCCGCAAGATGGGTCCCATCGGCAACCTGCTCGGCATGCTGCCGGGAGCGGGCCAGATGAAGGACGCGCTGGCCCAGATCGACGACAAGCAGCTCGACCGGGTCCAGGCGATCATCCGTGGCATGACCCCCGCCGAGCGGGACAACCCGAAGATCATCAACGCCTCCCGTAGGCTGCGCATCGCCAACGGCTCGGGTGTCCAGGTCTCCGAGGTCAACCAGCTCGTCGACCGTTTCTTCGAGGCCAGGAAGATGATGGCCGCGATGGGCCGTCAGATGGGCATGCCCGGAGCGCGGCGCGCCAATGCCAAGAAGGGCAAAAAGGGCAAGAAGGGCGGCCGCGGACCGACGCCGCCGAAGATGCGCGGTGGTTTCCCCGGCCTGCCCGCCGGCATGCCGGGAATGCCCGGCATGCCACCCGGGATGCCGGATCTGTCGGGCATGCCCGCCGGACTCGACCAGCTGCCTCCGGGCCTGGAGGGCATCGACCTTTCGCAGCTCAAGTTCCCCAAGAAGTAG
- a CDS encoding P-II family nitrogen regulator — protein sequence MKLITAIVKPFTLEDVKTGLEQAGVLGMTVSEVQGYGRQKGHTEVYRGAEYSVDFVPKVRVEVVVDDASVDKVVEVIVEASRTGKIGDGKVWVTPVESIIRVRTGERGTDAL from the coding sequence ATGAAACTGATCACCGCAATTGTCAAACCGTTCACTCTCGAGGACGTCAAGACCGGACTCGAGCAGGCGGGTGTACTCGGGATGACCGTCAGCGAGGTGCAGGGCTACGGCCGCCAGAAGGGCCACACCGAGGTCTACCGCGGTGCCGAGTACTCCGTGGATTTCGTTCCGAAGGTTCGGGTCGAGGTCGTTGTGGACGACGCCTCGGTCGACAAGGTAGTCGAGGTGATCGTCGAGGCCTCTCGCACCGGAAAGATCGGCGACGGCAAGGTCTGGGTCACGCCGGTGGAATCGATCATCCGGGTCAGGACCGGCGAACGCGGTACCGACGCTCTGTAA
- the ftsY gene encoding signal recognition particle-docking protein FtsY, with the protein MSSEAWILIAAVAALLLVVFVAGFVLYKRRRITLTPPTPEKELTDRSGGYSASGGFNFSQGGTATATRPEPVPIERTDTDGQPHVGDDAAIPRDAPKRGITNVPLPEGDVDLLEPESAAAAEQTAVEDDSAPAVVATTSVESDTAIAAPEVEAPTETAPTETAPTETAPTEIASTETASTETVAPTDTAAPAVTTAQPDAAAPAAPAPTLDEIEPTEGRLVRLRGRLSRSQNAVGKSLLGLLGGGDLDDDSWEEVEDTLVLADLGTASTAAIVTRLREEMAARSVRTTDEARAVLREVLIEALRPELDRSIRVLPHDDHPSILLVVGVNGTGKTTTTGKLARVLVADGRRVLLGAADTFRAAAADQLQTWGERVGADTVRGREGADPAAVAFDAVSAGIDRGVDVVMIDTAGRLHTKTGLMDELGKVKRVVEKKAAVDEVLLVLDSTVGQNGLMQARVFAEVVDISGVVLTKLDGTAKGGIVFQVQHELGVPVKLVGLGEGADDLAPFEPGAFVDALLG; encoded by the coding sequence GTGAGTTCCGAAGCCTGGATCCTGATCGCCGCGGTTGCCGCCCTGCTGCTGGTGGTGTTTGTCGCCGGATTCGTCCTGTACAAACGCCGTCGCATCACACTGACGCCGCCCACCCCCGAGAAAGAACTGACCGATCGGTCCGGGGGCTATTCGGCGTCGGGCGGCTTCAACTTCAGCCAGGGCGGCACGGCCACCGCGACACGCCCCGAACCTGTGCCGATCGAGCGCACCGACACCGACGGGCAGCCGCATGTCGGTGACGATGCGGCGATTCCGCGCGACGCGCCCAAGCGCGGCATCACCAATGTTCCGCTGCCCGAGGGTGATGTCGACCTACTAGAGCCCGAATCGGCCGCGGCGGCCGAGCAGACCGCCGTCGAGGACGACTCGGCTCCTGCGGTGGTCGCGACGACATCGGTCGAATCGGATACCGCCATCGCAGCGCCGGAGGTAGAGGCGCCGACCGAGACCGCACCGACCGAGACCGCACCGACCGAGACCGCACCGACCGAGATCGCATCCACCGAGACCGCATCCACCGAGACCGTCGCACCCACCGACACCGCAGCGCCTGCCGTAACCACGGCCCAGCCCGACGCTGCCGCCCCGGCGGCCCCGGCTCCCACCCTCGACGAGATCGAGCCCACCGAAGGCCGCCTCGTCCGGCTGCGCGGACGGCTGTCGCGATCGCAGAACGCCGTCGGCAAGAGCCTGCTCGGCCTGCTCGGCGGCGGCGACCTCGACGACGACTCGTGGGAAGAGGTCGAGGACACCCTCGTGCTCGCCGATCTCGGCACCGCGAGCACCGCGGCGATCGTCACGCGGTTGCGCGAAGAGATGGCCGCGCGCAGCGTCCGCACCACCGACGAAGCCCGTGCTGTACTGCGTGAGGTGCTGATCGAGGCGCTGCGCCCGGAACTGGACCGTTCGATCCGCGTGCTGCCGCACGACGATCATCCGTCGATCCTGCTCGTCGTCGGGGTCAACGGCACCGGAAAGACCACCACCACCGGCAAACTCGCGCGAGTGCTCGTCGCCGACGGCCGACGCGTACTGCTCGGCGCCGCCGACACCTTCCGTGCCGCGGCCGCCGACCAGTTGCAGACCTGGGGCGAGCGGGTCGGCGCCGACACCGTGCGCGGGCGCGAGGGCGCCGATCCGGCGGCGGTCGCGTTCGATGCGGTCAGCGCGGGCATCGACCGCGGCGTCGACGTGGTGATGATCGACACCGCGGGACGGCTGCACACCAAGACCGGCCTGATGGACGAGCTGGGCAAGGTCAAGCGTGTGGTGGAGAAGAAGGCGGCAGTCGACGAGGTGTTGCTGGTGCTCGACTCCACCGTCGGGCAGAACGGGCTGATGCAGGCAAGGGTCTTCGCCGAGGTGGTCGATATCAGCGGTGTCGTGCTCACCAAGCTGGACGGAACGGCCAAGGGCGGCATCGTCTTCCAGGTGCAGCACGAACTCGGTGTGCCGGTGAAGCTGGTCGGACTCGGCGAGGGCGCCGACGACTTGGCTCCCTTCGAACCGGGCGCTTTCGTCGACGCACTGCTCGGCTGA